A part of Mesoplodon densirostris isolate mMesDen1 chromosome 10, mMesDen1 primary haplotype, whole genome shotgun sequence genomic DNA contains:
- the LHFPL5 gene encoding LHFPL tetraspan subfamily member 5 protein — MVKLLPAQEAAKIYHTNYVRNSRAVGVMWGTLTICFSVLVMALFIQPYWIGDSVNTPQAGYFGLFSYCVGNVLSSELICKGGPLDFSSIPSRAFKTAMFFVALAMFLIIGSIICFSLFFVCNTATVYKICAWMQLAAATGLMIGCLVYPDGWDSSEVRRMCGEQTGKYTLGHCTIRWAFMLAILSIGDALILSFLAFVLGYRQDKLLPDDYKADGNGNSLYPREVRLPLCQVPEVWPLAKGGDTKTNQTQPLLQTPRASGGLQAGMR; from the exons ATGGTGAAGTTGCTGCCTGCCCAGGAGGCAGCCAAGATCTACCATACCAACTATGTGAGGAACTCGAGGGCTGTAGGTGTGATGTGGGGCACACTCACCATCTGCTTCTCCGTGCTGGTCATGGCACTCTTCATCCAGCCCTACTGGATCGGTGACAGTGTCAACACACCCCAGGCAGGCTACTTTGGGCTTTTCTCCTACTGCGTGGGCAACGTGCTGTCGTCTGAGCTTATCTGCAAGGGTGGCCCGCTGGACTTCTCCTCCATCCCCTCTAGAGCCTTCAAGACTGCCATGTTCTTTGTGGCCTTGGCCATGTTCCTCATCATTGGCTCCATCATCTGCTTCAGCCTGTTCTTTGTCTGCAACACAGCCACTGTCTACAAGATCTGCGCATGGATGCAGCTGGCTGCGG CCACAGGCCTGATGATTGGCTGCCTGGTCTACCCAGATGGTTGGGACTCAAGTGAGGTACGGCGCATGTGTGGGGAGCAGACCGGCAAATACACACTGGGCCACTGCACCATCCGCTGGGCCTTCATGCTGGCCATCCTCAGCATTGGAGATGCCCTCATCCTCTCCTTCCTGGCCTTTGTGCTGGGCTACCGCCAGGACAAGCTGCTCCCTGACGACTATAAGGCCGATGGAAACGGTAATTCTCTCTACCCCAGGGAGGTGAGGCTTCCCCTCTGCCAGGTGCCTGAGGTTTGGCCACTGGCCAAGGGTGGGGACACCAAGACCAATCAAACACAGCCCTTGTTGCAGACGCCAAGGGCCAGTGGAGGGTTGCAGGCTGGCATGCGATAA